Proteins from a genomic interval of Indicator indicator isolate 239-I01 chromosome 19, UM_Iind_1.1, whole genome shotgun sequence:
- the NAE1 gene encoding NEDD8-activating enzyme E1 regulatory subunit isoform X2 — translation MAEPGRASLKEQRYDRQLRLWGDHGQEALESAHVCVINATATGTEILKNLVLPGIGSFTIVDGNRVSGEDVGHNFFLQKSHIGQNRAQSATELLQELNNDVSGNFVEESPEQLLDNDPSFFNRFNLVVATQLPESTLLRLAELLWNSNIPLLVCRTYGLVGYMRVVIKEHTVVESHPDNTLEDLRLDKPFLELREHIQTYDLDHMDKKDHSHTPWIVIVAKYLTKWLNEKSDQLPKSYKEKEAFRQLIRQGILKNENGTPEDEENFEEAIKNVNTALNTTEIPRCIEDIFNDDCCVNLTEQSPSFWILARAVKEFVANEGQGSLPVRGTIPDMIADSSKFIKLQNVYREKAKKDIVAVGNHAAKLLQSLGKAPESISERELKLLCSNSAFLRVVRCRSLSEEYGLNTFNKDEITSHMDNPDSEVVLYLMLRAVDRFYKQHGRYPGVSNYQVEDDIGKLKSCLTGLLQEHGLSVVVKDDYVHEFCRYGAAEPHSIAAFMGGAAAQEVIKVITGQFVIFNNTYIYNGMSQTSATFQL, via the exons GTTGTGGGGTGACCATGGACAAGAAGCTTTAGAATCTGCCCATGTTTGTGTGATAAATGCAACAGCGACAGGaactgaaatactgaaaaactTGGTGCTGCCAG GTATTGGTTCATTTACGATCGTCGATGGGAATCGGGTCTCTGGAGAAGATGTTGGCCACAA cttctttctaCAAAAAAGCCACATTGGTCAG AACCGTGCCCAGAGTGCCACTGAGCTCTTGCAAGAATTGAACAATGATGTTTCTGGAAACTTTGTTGAAGAG AGTCCAGAACAACTTCTAGACAATGACCCTTCGTTTTTCAATCGATTTAACTTGGTGGTTGCAACGCAGCTACCAGAAAG TACATTGCTGCGcctggctgagctgctctggaatTCTAACATTCCTCTGCTGGTCTGCAGGACATATGGACTGGTTGGGTACATGAGAGTCGTTATTAAAGAACATACAG ttgttgaatctcatcctgACAATACATTAGAAGATCTGAGGCTGGACAAACCGtttctggagctgagggagcacaTTCAGACTTATGACTTGGATCATATGGACAAAAAG GACCACAGCCACACTCCATGGATTGTGATTGTAGCCAAGTATCTAACAAAATGGCTCAATGAG AAAAGTGATCAATTACCTAAGAGttacaaagaaaaggaagcctTCAGACAGCTGATTCGACAAG GTATCTTAAAGAATGAAAATGGGACCCCAgaagatgaggaaaactttGAAGAAGCTATAAAAAATGTGAACACAGCATTAAATACCACAGAg ATTCCAAGATGCATTGAAGATATTTTTAATGATGATTGCTGCGTGAATCTCACAGAGCAG TCACCCTCCTTCTGGATTTTGGCTCGAGCTGTAAAGGAATTTGTGGCAAATGAGGGCCAAGGAAGCTTGCCTGTTCGAGGCACCATTCCTGATATGATAGCAGATTCCAGTAAATTTATCAAATTGCAAAACGT ATACCGTGAGAAAGCAAAGAAGGATATTGTTGCTGTGGGGAACCATGCTGCCAAGCTGTTACAGTCCCTGGGCAAG GCACCAGAATCTATTTCAGAGAGAGAATTAAAATTGCTTT GCAGCAACTCAGCTTTTCTCCGAGTAGTACGATGTAGGTCTCTGTCAGAAGAATATGGTTTAAACACCTTTAACAAGGATGAAATCA CTTCCCATATGGATAACCCAGACAGTGAAGTGGTGCTGTACTTGATGCTGCGGGCTGTAGATAGGTTTTATAAGCAGCATGGTAGATACCCAG GTGTCTCCAACTACCAGGTAGAAGATGACATTGGAAAACTAAAGTCATGCCTTACTGGTCTCTTACAAGAACATGGCTTGTCTGTGGTGGTGAAAGATGACTATGTTCATGAGTT TTGTCGCTACGGAGCTGCTGAGCCACATTCTATTGCTGCCTTCATGGGAG gagctgctgcacaggAGGTTATCAAAGTCATTACAGGGCAATTTGTCATTTTTAATAACACctatatttacaatggaatgTCACAGACTTCAGCAACTTTCCAGCTGTAG
- the NAE1 gene encoding NEDD8-activating enzyme E1 regulatory subunit isoform X1 yields MAEPGRASLKEQRYDRQLRLWGDHGQEALESAHVCVINATATGTEILKNLVLPGNLVFPPLQGIGSFTIVDGNRVSGEDVGHNFFLQKSHIGQNRAQSATELLQELNNDVSGNFVEESPEQLLDNDPSFFNRFNLVVATQLPESTLLRLAELLWNSNIPLLVCRTYGLVGYMRVVIKEHTVVESHPDNTLEDLRLDKPFLELREHIQTYDLDHMDKKDHSHTPWIVIVAKYLTKWLNEKSDQLPKSYKEKEAFRQLIRQGILKNENGTPEDEENFEEAIKNVNTALNTTEIPRCIEDIFNDDCCVNLTEQSPSFWILARAVKEFVANEGQGSLPVRGTIPDMIADSSKFIKLQNVYREKAKKDIVAVGNHAAKLLQSLGKAPESISERELKLLCSNSAFLRVVRCRSLSEEYGLNTFNKDEITSHMDNPDSEVVLYLMLRAVDRFYKQHGRYPGVSNYQVEDDIGKLKSCLTGLLQEHGLSVVVKDDYVHEFCRYGAAEPHSIAAFMGGAAAQEVIKVITGQFVIFNNTYIYNGMSQTSATFQL; encoded by the exons GTTGTGGGGTGACCATGGACAAGAAGCTTTAGAATCTGCCCATGTTTGTGTGATAAATGCAACAGCGACAGGaactgaaatactgaaaaactTGGTGCTGCCAGGTAA TcttgtttttccccccctccaagGTATTGGTTCATTTACGATCGTCGATGGGAATCGGGTCTCTGGAGAAGATGTTGGCCACAA cttctttctaCAAAAAAGCCACATTGGTCAG AACCGTGCCCAGAGTGCCACTGAGCTCTTGCAAGAATTGAACAATGATGTTTCTGGAAACTTTGTTGAAGAG AGTCCAGAACAACTTCTAGACAATGACCCTTCGTTTTTCAATCGATTTAACTTGGTGGTTGCAACGCAGCTACCAGAAAG TACATTGCTGCGcctggctgagctgctctggaatTCTAACATTCCTCTGCTGGTCTGCAGGACATATGGACTGGTTGGGTACATGAGAGTCGTTATTAAAGAACATACAG ttgttgaatctcatcctgACAATACATTAGAAGATCTGAGGCTGGACAAACCGtttctggagctgagggagcacaTTCAGACTTATGACTTGGATCATATGGACAAAAAG GACCACAGCCACACTCCATGGATTGTGATTGTAGCCAAGTATCTAACAAAATGGCTCAATGAG AAAAGTGATCAATTACCTAAGAGttacaaagaaaaggaagcctTCAGACAGCTGATTCGACAAG GTATCTTAAAGAATGAAAATGGGACCCCAgaagatgaggaaaactttGAAGAAGCTATAAAAAATGTGAACACAGCATTAAATACCACAGAg ATTCCAAGATGCATTGAAGATATTTTTAATGATGATTGCTGCGTGAATCTCACAGAGCAG TCACCCTCCTTCTGGATTTTGGCTCGAGCTGTAAAGGAATTTGTGGCAAATGAGGGCCAAGGAAGCTTGCCTGTTCGAGGCACCATTCCTGATATGATAGCAGATTCCAGTAAATTTATCAAATTGCAAAACGT ATACCGTGAGAAAGCAAAGAAGGATATTGTTGCTGTGGGGAACCATGCTGCCAAGCTGTTACAGTCCCTGGGCAAG GCACCAGAATCTATTTCAGAGAGAGAATTAAAATTGCTTT GCAGCAACTCAGCTTTTCTCCGAGTAGTACGATGTAGGTCTCTGTCAGAAGAATATGGTTTAAACACCTTTAACAAGGATGAAATCA CTTCCCATATGGATAACCCAGACAGTGAAGTGGTGCTGTACTTGATGCTGCGGGCTGTAGATAGGTTTTATAAGCAGCATGGTAGATACCCAG GTGTCTCCAACTACCAGGTAGAAGATGACATTGGAAAACTAAAGTCATGCCTTACTGGTCTCTTACAAGAACATGGCTTGTCTGTGGTGGTGAAAGATGACTATGTTCATGAGTT TTGTCGCTACGGAGCTGCTGAGCCACATTCTATTGCTGCCTTCATGGGAG gagctgctgcacaggAGGTTATCAAAGTCATTACAGGGCAATTTGTCATTTTTAATAACACctatatttacaatggaatgTCACAGACTTCAGCAACTTTCCAGCTGTAG